The following nucleotide sequence is from Anopheles stephensi strain Indian chromosome 3, UCI_ANSTEP_V1.0, whole genome shotgun sequence.
TACGCTCGTGGCGGTGAAGTTTGTCGCGGCGCGAGAACCGCTTGCCACAGGTCGGACACGCGAACGGTTTCAGCTCGGGGTGAGTTTGAAGGTGCTGTTCGTACTCACGCTTACCGTCGAACGAGCTCTTACACTGGGGACATTCGTAGATGCGCTTTTCATCCGCCGGATGGGTGCTCTGGTGTGCCCGTAGGCTCGCTTTACTCAGGAACCGTTTGGGACATTTCGTGCAGCTGTAGATTTTGCTCGACGGTGGAGTCTGTGGCATGTTCGGGTTGGGTGGTAAAGCAGGATCCAGACTGTAGGTTGGCGGGTCGTCAACGATTCGGGGTTGGGCAGGATTCGGTTCCATCGCCGGTACACCTTCCGGCGGTGGAATCGAACCACCCAAACTACCCTGAAACGGTAGCTCCTGCTTTACCGACTCTACCAGCGGTGGTACTCCCAGCCCGAAACTGAACGCCGTCTGTCCCATACAGTACCGCTCGTGCTCGTACAGCTTATCCTTTTGCGTGTACAGCGTTCCACAGCGTACGCACGAATGTTGCGGTACCAGCTCCTGGTGATAGCTCCGGTGCCGCACCAAGTCCGCCTTGTTCGCGAACGATCGAGCACAAACCGTGCAGGCGTGCGGCTTTAACCCGAGATGGGTGCGCATATGCTTCTTGAGATTCGTGTTGCGCGAGAAACTTTTGCTGCACTGGTCGCACGCGTACGGCCGTATGCCGGTGTGCACGAACGTGTGCTTCTTGAGATCGGACCGGCGCATGAATCCCTTGTTGCACTGCACACAGATGTACGGCCGGGCGACACTGTGCGAATCGCGGATGTGCGTGATCAGATACGTCCGGATGGAGGTTTTGTACTCGCAGTAGATGCAACCGTACGGTGCCAGCAGATCGTGGTCTTGCATTTCGTGCAGCTGGCAGGCGGATGCGGCCCCAAACGCCACATCGCAGTACTTGCACGTGTGGACGACCGTTTTCTGTGCCTTGCTCGGTGTGGTGGTGCCACTGCCAATGGGATCCGGCAATCCATTGCGCTGCTCGCCCGCCAGCACCGTATCACATTTTGTTTCtccttcctcttcctcttcttcctcctcctcgccTTCCTCGGCATCGGAACCATCCGCGTCTTCCTCTTCGGCGGTCGCGTTCAGCTGTCGGCTAATGGTAAGCGGAGGTATCGGAAGAAGCGCATTTGTCGCGCTTTTTTCATCGTACGCTTCCTCGTTCGGAAGACTGTCGTTCGAGCTTTCATAGTCTTGCGAGGGATCGATGACAatcatttccatttcttcctcatcgtcatccgcatcatcatcgctACCGTCATCCGAGTGCATCTCCGCAGCGTGAAAGCTCTCCCCCGGACCACCATGCTCACCGCCAAGCAGTAGCTTCCGCTCGTTCAGCTTGCATCGTTCCCGGAAGCTGGTAAAGTCATCGATCTTCTCCAAACACCGTTTGCATATCCATTTAGGTAGACTGTCGTGTTGTGTGATCTAAAAGTGAAGAAACCCGAAATGAGTGCCTCGAACAATAACCACCGACCGATCTACACCGTATCGAATCGCTTACATCCAGCTGCAGGCAGCCCTGTATCCGCACCGGCAACGGTTCACCCAGGCTCGTTGCCTGCTGTACACCGAATATGTCTACCAATTCGCCTTCCTTTCCCAAACAAAGCCGACAAAGTTGTCGCTCCACCGCCGGTATGGGGCCATTCCCAATGTTCATAACTACTGCCGTCGTTCTATCGGTGCCTAGTAAAGCGGGACCCAACGCCAATCAATCACATTCAGCCACACCAGGTTTACCGACGCTGCGCTGTTCACGGGCGTAACTACACCATATGCATTGCATTTAATGACCCGCGGCTGGCTTTGGGTGGGCAAATGCTGGCTCCGACCGGGGAATGCACAATTGTTTGGGAAAACTACACGAAAGATTTGGAAAAAagccacaaaaacacaacaaacaaatgacGATTTGCTTACAAATAGGCAAGTGTCAATTATGGTCTGCCAAACATACAGTGCGGGACGGAAAAAGTGGTGCGCGTGGTGAAATGCTTCTTCCATAGCTTGTTGAAGTTTTTGGTGACAATTAAACgttaaactattttttaagCTTCAACATGCTTTTCTTTATGTAATAATCGATTTTTAAGAAGAAATTAgctcattttgttttgtttacctaaaattattatttttgtgcGTCACTGTACGGCGCGTATCGAACTGACAGCTTGAAAAAGACTGTACTACGCACAAGGTTACTACAGAGCAGGTGTCGACTGTCAaggttaatattttttctaatactgaatttgaatgaaaaaatatttaaaacgagctttttgtaaaaaaaataaggaGAGTGTAAATAATTATGATTTAAGCTACACTTTTCAATATGGTATCGTATAAATTGATATaaatttttaagaaattatgaTGTTCTCCTACTTTTCTTCATTAAATTAATGATAGAGCACGAGTGCGATGCCCGATTAGAAATAAAGTAGCTTTTCAAAGCTTCATTAATCATCTCCTTTGGAAATCATTATTCATTTCAAGAGTTCTAATGCCTTTGAGTAGAAGGGGCAAGGCTAGCTGCAAAATAATCTTCCCGAACTTTACCTCATACTGCTACAGAACTTCGACGTCATAAACCAGTTGGGTGCCGTTTGAATGAAAACGCACGTGCAGTGCTGTATGTCGTCGTCTGTAAATTCGCCACCCATGCCAGCCCATTTATCATCCCCTCCCACCATccccatccacacacacacacactcgcaacaGCATCCAGCCATAGTCTCACCTGCACGATCACGTTATAAGATGACGACAAAATAAATGTCGCTGAATATCTGATGAGTTTGCAACTGGAATACGGGGGGAGCTAGGGTGAGCCGATCGTCTAGAAGATCCGGTGCCGCTTCTTCGATTTAGTTTGAATCCATCCACCAACGGTAACAGACATCAGGTGTGTTCGACATCAGTGATTAAAGACGATCCCACGGTATCCAGCAATACGGCCACAAGCATGCTGTCGAGCGGCAAAATCACCCTTGCGGTCGTGATCTGTACGATGGCGCTGTTCTACCACGGTAACTATGATATCTAGACACGCTCCAGACTCAGCTAGAAGTGGCACAATTAGCTTATGGGAAAACTCGTGATAGTTTCCTTTTCGTGTCAAGGACGCGTGAGCGCGAAAAGCGAAAGTGATCATCTCACTCAAAGTTCCGTTAGGTGCATCGGAACTGCTGCAGGCAAGGGTGTGGGGAAAATTGTGGGAGAGATGCATCGCATTTGAATGCAATCGTGCATCTGCCAATCGTGTTCTGGAGGTGTTTTCATGTTACATCAGATTGCTTCGGAAGCGTTGCGGTGATGCGATCGTACGCAATTGAAGAGTGCACCAGCATTGGAGCCTCGAAACCGAAACGGTTTATAGGTGGGATGAAACGCTTGTTTGAACAACGTACCTGGTTCACCTTGACGTGGGAAGATGGCTCACATGGATCACACGCAGCACGGCGGTTTTCGCTTCTTCGCTCAACGGGTGGTGGGCATCACATATAAATACCGCCGAAggtcgaatattttgaattattcCTGTTTGGTGTTTTCGGCATGATGCATGAGCGTTGATTAGTCACCAGGCGAGATTGGTGGCGATCAAGTTCTTCGCCGTATAGTCACTGGACTGTGTTAGAAATGGCTGACATTGAACGGCGATTTAAAGTTGGTCGAATATCTGATGCTAATTAAAATCATCATAACCGGAAACCACAGATTTTCTCGTGATAGGGCGTCATCAATGTCTAGACATGCGCTGATCCACTCGATTCATTTATCAATAACTTTCGAAATGTCTTATTTGTACAACTCTTCTAACCTTTCTCACAGCACAAAGTCAATCATGTCCCGAGAAAAATGGCCGCTATCCCGTGTCCGATCAGTGCGATGCCTACATCGAGTGTGTGGTAAGCGCGTACGTCCGCCATCGCTAAAACTGCACCGTACTCAACACGACTCCGATCTTTTTTCTCACCCAGGACGGTGAACCACGACGACAGCTCTGTCCGGACGGATTACTCTTCAACGACAAGGTGTCGCTGTTCACCTACCCGTGCCAGTACCCGATCGATGTAGATTGTGGCAGTCGCGGACGGACGCAGCCTCCCATCCCGACGGAAGACTGTCCGCATCAGTTCGGTTACTACAAGGTCGGCGATAGGGCCAACTGTGGTCAGTTTAAGAACTGTGCCGGCGGTACCGGGTACGTGCTAGACTGTCCCACCGGGTTGGCGTTCAACTCGGCCACTTACCAGTGCGATTGGCCGGATCTAGTAGAGGACTGTGATGCTGAGGCGTACCTCGGATTCAAGTGTCCGCCACAGGCCCAGGGGCTGGTCCAGCCGGTACGATTCTTCCGTGCGCCGGACAACTGCCAGAAGTACTTCCTGTGCGTCGGCGATAGGCCACGAGTTAACTTCTGCGGTCCGGAGCAAGCGTTCAACGAGCTGATTAACGCCTGCGATGGCATCGCCAACGTAACCGGATGTGCCTAAACCCAGACCCGGTTGGTGGTCATAGCTTAAACTACTAACTAATACTCGATACTTGTACGTGTGCTATGTTAAAGAATGTGTAGTCGCACTCCACGATGGCTTCCactttggtgtgtgtgtgtgtgtatatctgTGTTTGTGAATAAACTGATCACCCAGCGAACGGTTGTTTCGATTGGATATGACTAGAGAAAGACAAAGGATTCcccggaggggggggggggggaccttAAATCTTGCAACCTTCCCGCTGCCCGTACAGGGCAGCAATTTCGTGCGCAATAGTTTTACGCATAAACGATCGCTGTTTCGCTTGCTGTGGCGGTCTGTTTGCTTGTGCCATCGTCTTTATACCGGGTCGGTGCACCAAGAATCCATTGTCCAGGACGTGGAAGTCGTACCCCATGATGCACATGATGTATCCCTACAAGAAGAGCATCAGTAAAGCAAACATCTCAATAGGGGTGTAAAAAGAACTCACCTGCGTCATTTTGTCCGCCTTGCCTTCCCAGCTTAACCGCTCATCGTACTCCGGTTCATGTTTCGTGCCGACGTAGATCGGTTCCCACGATGCGTACGCTCCTTCCCGCTTCGACGTCACGTGAATATCCATCGTAAGATCGTACTTGATCGCGGTCAACCACTCCGCATACCCTGGCACCGTATGACAGTTGGAGCAGATATTCAAGTGGAACTTTATCGCATCTCCACGCTCGAGGAGCTCCAGCAGTTGGGATTTATCCCCCGGAACTGGGACATCCTCCGCTACCTCAAACACTGGCAGTACGTACACGCTTGGGCTGTGCAGTGTGTACTGGTAGAACGGGTGCGCAATCATGCGCAGGAACATCGGGATAAAGTTTGGACTTGGGTATAGTTCGATGTCACTCGCGAGCACGAAGTGTGTCACGGCAGAACTTCGCGCTACGTTACGTCCCACGTTCACCGGGTAGGTTAGATTGTTTAACGCTCGGAAGGTTGGTGTCAGATCATCATCTTGACTCAGCAATGTATTCCAGGCGATCGTCGCATTCGAGCAGTCTTGTGGTACGGTAATCTTCTCCCGATAATAGGCAAGTGGATGCTGCGGCAGATGCTCAAATTCAAAGTACAGATGAAAGCTAACGTACTCTCGTACCAGGGCGCGTTTTTGGTGGCAATCCAACAGATATTGGATGAGTGCCACCGAACGTCCAAAGTCGTCACCGGGAGCATAGAGTGCAATACTGATCGGTGCTAACCATCGCTCCAACAGCGGGACCACATTGTCCAGGAAGGTGTAGTCGGCGTGTGTTGTGTAGGTTATGGTTTCGTAGCAGTTAAATGTCCGCTCCGGAGCATAGAAATTACGCAACAGATAGTGATCGCCATGCATTTCCAGCTGGTAGCCATTGGACGCGGTGTTGCAGTTGAGTATCGTCCTGCGGGAGAAAGACCGGACGGGGGTAGATCAACATTAAGTGTCGCTAATTGATTCAATCGATTCTCCGGCCGGCGGGTGAGTCAGCGCGTGTGTCGCGGCCATCGCTTATCGCCTATCGCCAACGGCTTCGAAAGCAATGCATCGAAACGCTCCGCTGATAACGTTGCTTCATTCAAAGTTGCTGCCAAAAATGACTCTGGAGTATGGCGACGACCTGGTTGTTAGAATCGCTCGGTCACGATGACAATTGTGACGCTGTCTGAGCTCCAACTGCTTGTGTTGCTCTCACTTCACATGCCAACCATCATGCTTTTCACTGTCACTGATAACAAATGTCTCGGATAAGTACGTACAGGTAAAACATTCACCGGACAAACATTAGCCCAGCTCCACTACTACCACGCACAGCCCACCCCAGGAGACATACACTCGAACGCGATGTTTTACAACCGAACAACACTCCCCCCCTCCGGGGACGGCAGGAAGTACTTACTTTAGCCGGCGCAGCAGTGCTTCGTGCGATGCACCATCCGCCAAGTACTGGTTCCGTGCACTGTTTCCCTCCTCGGCCGGTTGGTAGTAGTACCCGAACAGACAGAACAGCACAAAGAACACGAtcactagcagcagcaccgtcCGCAGTACCGTCGACCGGCGGGCAATCATCTCAGCATCGTTCGGATGTAGTGGCCTATAGTTGGCGGTACCACCGAATGCTGTC
It contains:
- the LOC118510800 gene encoding protein obstructor-E; its protein translation is MLSSGKITLAVVICTMALFYHAQSQSCPEKNGRYPVSDQCDAYIECVDGEPRRQLCPDGLLFNDKVSLFTYPCQYPIDVDCGSRGRTQPPIPTEDCPHQFGYYKVGDRANCGQFKNCAGGTGYVLDCPTGLAFNSATYQCDWPDLVEDCDAEAYLGFKCPPQAQGLVQPVRFFRAPDNCQKYFLCVGDRPRVNFCGPEQAFNELINACDGIANVTGCA
- the LOC118510797 gene encoding beta-1,4-glucuronyltransferase 1-like — its product is MTAFGGTANYRPLHPNDAEMIARRSTVLRTVLLLVIVFFVLFCLFGYYYQPAEEGNSARNQYLADGASHEALLRRLKTILNCNTASNGYQLEMHGDHYLLRNFYAPERTFNCYETITYTTHADYTFLDNVVPLLERWLAPISIALYAPGDDFGRSVALIQYLLDCHQKRALVREYVSFHLYFEFEHLPQHPLAYYREKITVPQDCSNATIAWNTLLSQDDDLTPTFRALNNLTYPVNVGRNVARSSAVTHFVLASDIELYPSPNFIPMFLRMIAHPFYQYTLHSPSVYVLPVFEVAEDVPVPGDKSQLLELLERGDAIKFHLNICSNCHTVPGYAEWLTAIKYDLTMDIHVTSKREGAYASWEPIYVGTKHEPEYDERLSWEGKADKMTQGYIMCIMGYDFHVLDNGFLVHRPGIKTMAQANRPPQQAKQRSFMRKTIAHEIAALYGQREGCKI
- the LOC118510795 gene encoding zinc finger protein 358-like yields the protein MNIGNGPIPAVERQLCRLCLGKEGELVDIFGVQQATSLGEPLPVRIQGCLQLDITQHDSLPKWICKRCLEKIDDFTSFRERCKLNERKLLLGGEHGGPGESFHAAEMHSDDGSDDDADDDEEEMEMIVIDPSQDYESSNDSLPNEEAYDEKSATNALLPIPPLTISRQLNATAEEEDADGSDAEEGEEEEEEEEEGETKCDTVLAGEQRNGLPDPIGSGTTTPSKAQKTVVHTCKYCDVAFGAASACQLHEMQDHDLLAPYGCIYCEYKTSIRTYLITHIRDSHSVARPYICVQCNKGFMRRSDLKKHTFVHTGIRPYACDQCSKSFSRNTNLKKHMRTHLGLKPHACTVCARSFANKADLVRHRSYHQELVPQHSCVRCGTLYTQKDKLYEHERYCMGQTAFSFGLGVPPLVESVKQELPFQGSLGGSIPPPEGVPAMEPNPAQPRIVDDPPTYSLDPALPPNPNMPQTPPSSKIYSCTKCPKRFLSKASLRAHQSTHPADEKRIYECPQCKSSFDGKREYEQHLQTHPELKPFACPTCGKRFSRRDKLHRHERTHQQDRNFCCPHCSANFVRKDAFESHLKIHCNPTGDGSLLSSLGHVPGVPELMVPMQQHSLLYSMVREDGTMAIDPSMRM